In Haloarcula salinisoli, one genomic interval encodes:
- a CDS encoding methyl-accepting chemotaxis protein: MATDFGSSGQDMAESDDTDKELGSAIDELLRTSENVSRSSQEISDLANQQSDNMREVAGEVSNLSATVEEVASSANQVQQVSERARELADRGRDVADDAIDAMEAVDEANEMVSEDVKQLRGRIDEIDEIVEVINDIADQTNMLALNASIEAARAGEAGEGFAVVADEVKSLAEESQQNATEIEQLVSNIKADTEDTVESIDEANDQVESGIDQVSETVEILRDIDESVKEAARGAEEVASATDEQAASTEEVASMVDMTAENAEEVANEIEEIAAANEQQTAKINEIQTLIDER; encoded by the coding sequence ATGGCTACGGATTTCGGCAGTAGCGGCCAGGATATGGCCGAGTCGGATGACACCGACAAGGAACTCGGGAGTGCTATCGACGAGTTACTGCGCACCTCCGAGAACGTCTCGCGGAGCTCACAGGAGATCAGCGACCTCGCGAACCAGCAATCGGACAATATGCGTGAGGTCGCAGGCGAGGTATCGAACCTCTCGGCGACCGTCGAGGAAGTCGCCTCCAGTGCGAACCAGGTCCAGCAGGTCAGCGAACGCGCCCGGGAGCTGGCCGACCGGGGCCGGGACGTGGCCGACGACGCCATCGACGCCATGGAGGCCGTCGACGAGGCCAACGAGATGGTCTCGGAAGACGTGAAACAGCTCCGCGGGCGCATCGACGAAATCGACGAGATCGTCGAGGTCATCAACGACATCGCCGACCAGACGAACATGCTGGCGCTGAACGCCTCCATCGAGGCCGCGCGGGCCGGTGAGGCCGGCGAGGGCTTCGCCGTCGTCGCCGACGAAGTCAAATCGCTGGCCGAGGAGTCCCAGCAGAACGCCACCGAAATCGAACAGCTCGTCTCGAACATCAAGGCCGACACCGAGGACACCGTCGAGAGCATCGACGAGGCAAACGACCAGGTCGAGTCCGGTATCGACCAGGTCTCGGAGACGGTCGAAATCCTGCGTGACATCGACGAGTCGGTCAAGGAGGCCGCACGCGGCGCCGAGGAGGTCGCCTCCGCCACCGACGAGCAGGCCGCCTCCACCGAGGAAGTCGCGAGCATGGTCGACATGACCGCCGAGAACGCGGAGGAAGTCGCGAACGAAATCGAAGAGATCGCCGCGGCCAACGAACAGCAGACCGCGAAGATAAACGAGATTCAGACGCTGATCGACGAACGGTAG
- a CDS encoding transcription initiation factor IIB, with protein sequence MNEQTRTRKRTGEEETESTESEATACPECSGSLVIDDEHGETVCEDCGLVVESDEIDRGPEWRAFDSSEKDQKSRVGAPTTNMMHDKGLSTNIDWRDKDAYGNSLSGKQRQKMQRLRKWNERFRTRDSKERNLKQALGEIDRMASALGLPENVRETASVIYRRALDEDLLPGRSIEGVSTASVYAAARQAGVPRSLDEITEVSRVEKSEIARTYRYVVRELGLEVKPADPESYVPRFASSLELSDEAEHRARQLLQNAKEQGVHSGKSPVGLAAAAVYAAALLTNEKTTQAAVSEVADISEVTIRNRYHELLEAEQDLPVA encoded by the coding sequence ATGAACGAGCAAACACGAACGCGAAAGCGAACCGGAGAAGAAGAGACTGAATCGACAGAGTCGGAAGCGACAGCCTGCCCGGAGTGTAGCGGCTCGCTGGTCATCGACGACGAACACGGCGAAACCGTGTGTGAGGACTGTGGCCTCGTCGTCGAGTCCGACGAGATAGACCGCGGGCCGGAGTGGCGCGCGTTCGACTCCAGCGAGAAAGACCAGAAGTCCCGCGTCGGTGCCCCCACGACGAACATGATGCACGACAAGGGGCTGTCGACCAACATCGACTGGCGCGACAAGGACGCCTACGGCAACTCCCTGTCGGGCAAGCAGCGCCAGAAGATGCAACGGCTACGCAAGTGGAACGAGCGCTTCCGAACCCGTGACTCCAAGGAGCGCAACCTCAAGCAGGCCCTGGGCGAGATAGACCGCATGGCCTCCGCGCTGGGGCTGCCCGAGAACGTCCGTGAGACGGCCAGCGTCATCTATCGGCGGGCCCTCGACGAGGACCTGCTTCCAGGCCGGTCTATCGAGGGCGTCTCGACGGCCTCTGTCTACGCCGCCGCGCGACAGGCCGGCGTCCCGCGGAGCCTCGACGAGATCACCGAAGTATCGCGCGTCGAGAAGAGCGAAATCGCCCGCACGTACCGCTACGTCGTCCGGGAACTCGGACTCGAAGTGAAGCCGGCCGACCCCGAGAGCTACGTCCCCCGCTTTGCGTCGTCGCTCGAACTCTCCGACGAGGCCGAACACCGCGCCCGACAGCTCCTCCAGAACGCCAAGGAACAGGGCGTCCACTCCGGGAAGTCACCGGTCGGACTGGCAGCGGCCGCCGTCTACGCCGCCGCCCTCCTGACCAACGAGAAGACCACGCAGGCCGCCGTCAGCGAGGTCGCGGACATCTCCGAGGTCACCATCCGCAACCGCTACCACGAGCTGCTCGAAGCCGAGCAGGACCTCCCCGTCGCGTAA
- the yjjX gene encoding inosine/xanthosine triphosphatase: MHVAIGSENPVKVNAVERVVPDAESVAVAVESGVPEQPWGREETVRGAGNRADAALAATDADYGVGIEGGVAERAVPGGVWLVMWAAVTDGERTQYGAGPSILLPDPVAQRLRDGEELGPALDDELGREELGRQEGAIGVYTAGRVGRTDALVDAVAGAFGPFLRESGD; the protein is encoded by the coding sequence ATGCACGTCGCCATCGGGAGCGAGAATCCAGTGAAAGTGAACGCGGTCGAGCGCGTCGTCCCCGACGCCGAATCCGTCGCTGTCGCGGTCGAATCGGGTGTCCCCGAACAGCCCTGGGGCCGCGAGGAGACGGTCCGTGGCGCGGGCAACCGCGCGGACGCTGCGCTGGCGGCGACCGACGCCGACTACGGCGTCGGTATCGAGGGCGGCGTCGCCGAGCGCGCGGTCCCCGGCGGCGTGTGGCTCGTGATGTGGGCCGCCGTCACCGACGGTGAACGGACACAGTACGGCGCCGGCCCGTCGATTCTGCTCCCCGACCCTGTCGCCCAGCGGCTCCGTGACGGCGAGGAGCTGGGTCCCGCCCTCGACGACGAGCTGGGCCGGGAAGAACTCGGCAGACAGGAGGGTGCTATCGGCGTCTACACTGCCGGTCGGGTCGGCCGGACGGACGCGCTCGTCGATGCCGTGGCTGGTGCGTTCGGGCCGTTTCTGCGTGAGAGCGGTGACTAG